The Cytobacillus oceanisediminis genomic interval ATGTGGATCGTTTTTTCAGGTGGATTGTCAGATCTTTGTTTGCACCTGTCTCCGGAAATGCAGGAGCGATTGCAAGTACTCTAGGTTTTTTTCTGGCATTTTTACCTTTGGATAGTTTTAGTATTCCATTATTGTTTGTTTGTTCACTGCTGCTGCGCCTAAATATTATTGCCTTATTCCTGGGCACTCTGATTACTGTTTTTATACCTTACATACACGAGCTGCCTTTAATGGATTTTGGCCCATTTGAAGATTACTGGTTCATTTCATCACTTAAAAGCAATATATTAACCTCGGAATCAATTGCATCAGGAATCTTCGGAGGTTTGGTAGGACTAGTCTGCTATTTTTTCTTCCACTGGTTTTATAACCTGGGGCTGAAAAAAAATGAGGAAAAACAGGAATATATATTTCTTGACCCTGCTAAAAGCCGGTGGTCCCTCATTAAACGAATGAGTGCGGGCTTCACTCTATTAATTGTTATTATATTTACATTTTTTATAGAGAGCATGAATACAACTCCCAAGTTTCCTGAGCTGCATCTGGATCAAAGCCCATCAAGTACAGATATAGATCCGATTAACAATGCCTTTAGTGAAGAAGATTTGGCATCTCAGATTCAAAAGATAAATTCTGAAGCAGATAAATCAGAAAAGCTAAACATGTCACAAACTACACAAAAACAAGAGGTGTATGGATTCTATGTCAATTGGGACAAGAATAGCAAAACATCCTTCAAGAAAAATAAAGAGTCCATAACCACTCTAGTCCCTGAGTGGATGCATGTTACACCAGATCTATATCTCAAGTCCTCAATTGACTGGTCCATTGTAAAAGAAGCAAATAAACATGAAATCAAAATTCTGCCATTAGTGAATAATTTTATAGACAACAAATGGGATTCAGATGTTCTCCACCGATTATTCACGGCTCCAGGTGCTGAAGACCGCTTTATAGAAGACATGCTTTTTTATGTGAAAATAAATGAATTTGAAGGTATTAATATTGACTTTGAAGCAATTAAACCAGCTGACAAGGATCATTTTACTCAGTTCATGAGTAAGGTTTATAAAGCCTTCCACAAGGAAGGTTTAATGGTGACATTGGATGTTCCGCCGAATGATGAAAGCTACGATTATGCTTCTTTAGCAAAATACGCTGACCGTGTGATTGTCATGCTCTATGACCAGCATTATTCCATGAGCACACCAGGTCCTGTCGCTCAAACGGATTGGGTAAAGGAGAACTTGAATCAAGCTGATATTCCCTCCGGAAAATTGGTTGCAGGCTTAGGAACATACGGTTACGACTGGGAAGAAGATTCTGGTAAGCCCGCAGCTGACTTGACTTTTGGAGATATTATGAAGCTGGGGAGTGAGGCTAACCTCAATATCAATTGGAGTAAGGAAGCTGGAAACCCGTACTTACGGTACAGACAAAATGGAAAAAATCATACTGTCTGGTTTTTGGATGCTGCTACATTTTATAACCAGATGAACCTTGCAATAAATCACGGCTCTACCGGAATAGCAATATGGCGTCTGGGTTCCGAGGATCCCTCTATCTGGAGATTTCTTAACAAGCCTAAGGAAAACATTAATCCTTCTCCAGTGCTAAGTACTATTGAAAGTCCTTTCTCAGCACTTCATACAGGGAACGGAGAGGTTTTGAAAATCGCTTCACAAACTGAAAAAGGAAAAAGGACGATAGAAATGGATTCCAATGGAATGATAAAAAAGGAATCCTATGTTAAATATCCAAAGCCTTTTGAAGTAATCCGCCATGGTAATTCCAGCAAAAAAGAAATCGTCCTTACTTTTGATGACGGTCCGGATCCAGCCTACACACCAAAAATATTGGACATATTGAAGAGGTATGAGGTAAAAGGCACCTTTTTTATCGTTGGAGAAAATGCAATGATGCATCCTCAGCTGGTTAACAGGATTTATGATGAAGGGCACGAAATCGGAAATCATACCTTTACACACCCTGATATTACATCCATCACACCATCTCGTTTACGTATGGAATTGAATGCAACTCAACGCTTAATTCAAGGCATAACCGGTCATTCTATGACTCTTTTTCGCCCACCATACATAGCAGATACGGAACTGGGTACAAGAAACGAGCAGCTTCCTATTATGGAAGCTCAGAAGCTAGGCTATACCATGGTCGGCCAATCCATTGACTCTGGTGATTGGCAAGGGTCTTCAGCAGATGAACTTGTAAATCGAACATTGGATCAGCTGTCCCAAGGTAACGTAATTTTGCTTCATGATGCTGGCGGTGACCGCTCCAAAACAGTGGAAGCCCTTCCGATTATTATTGAAACACTTAAAAATCGCGGCTACACATTTACGACAACTGCTGGTTTAATTGGGAAAACTGATAATGAGATCATGCCTTTTGCTGATCAGGAAAACCCTTATTCTGTTTATGATAAAGCGGTATTTAAGGTCATTAAAAGCTGGAACACTGGAATTAGCTTTTTGTTTTACTCAGCCATTCTTTTAGGTATTTTTCGTATTATTTTTCTTGTTTTCCTGTCCAGGAAACAGGTCAAAAGGTATAAAGAGACCAAGATTGACCCTGGCTTTACTCCACATGTCAGTGTAGTAATTGCTGCTTATAATGAGGAAAAAGTCATTTGCAAAACCGTAGATTCAATTTTATCCAGTGACTATCCGGATTTTGAAATATTGATTATAGATGATGGCTCAAAGGATCATACTGCTCGTGCAGTTGAAGAATCTTTTGCAGATAACCCCCGCGTGAGGTTAATTAAGAAAAACAATGGCGGAAAATCTTCGGCTGTTAACCTTGGATTTAAGGAAGCTAAGGGGGAAATAGTGATTGCTTTAGATGCTGATACCCTCATTGCAGAAAATGCCATTTCTTTGCTTGTTAGCCATTTTAAAGATGATCAAGTGGCTGCTGTTTCGGGTAATGTAAAGGTTGGCAAT includes:
- a CDS encoding polysaccharide deacetylase family protein → MDRFFRWIVRSLFAPVSGNAGAIASTLGFFLAFLPLDSFSIPLLFVCSLLLRLNIIALFLGTLITVFIPYIHELPLMDFGPFEDYWFISSLKSNILTSESIASGIFGGLVGLVCYFFFHWFYNLGLKKNEEKQEYIFLDPAKSRWSLIKRMSAGFTLLIVIIFTFFIESMNTTPKFPELHLDQSPSSTDIDPINNAFSEEDLASQIQKINSEADKSEKLNMSQTTQKQEVYGFYVNWDKNSKTSFKKNKESITTLVPEWMHVTPDLYLKSSIDWSIVKEANKHEIKILPLVNNFIDNKWDSDVLHRLFTAPGAEDRFIEDMLFYVKINEFEGINIDFEAIKPADKDHFTQFMSKVYKAFHKEGLMVTLDVPPNDESYDYASLAKYADRVIVMLYDQHYSMSTPGPVAQTDWVKENLNQADIPSGKLVAGLGTYGYDWEEDSGKPAADLTFGDIMKLGSEANLNINWSKEAGNPYLRYRQNGKNHTVWFLDAATFYNQMNLAINHGSTGIAIWRLGSEDPSIWRFLNKPKENINPSPVLSTIESPFSALHTGNGEVLKIASQTEKGKRTIEMDSNGMIKKESYVKYPKPFEVIRHGNSSKKEIVLTFDDGPDPAYTPKILDILKRYEVKGTFFIVGENAMMHPQLVNRIYDEGHEIGNHTFTHPDITSITPSRLRMELNATQRLIQGITGHSMTLFRPPYIADTELGTRNEQLPIMEAQKLGYTMVGQSIDSGDWQGSSADELVNRTLDQLSQGNVILLHDAGGDRSKTVEALPIIIETLKNRGYTFTTTAGLIGKTDNEIMPFADQENPYSVYDKAVFKVIKSWNTGISFLFYSAILLGIFRIIFLVFLSRKQVKRYKETKIDPGFTPHVSVVIAAYNEEKVICKTVDSILSSDYPDFEILIIDDGSKDHTARAVEESFADNPRVRLIKKNNGGKSSAVNLGFKEAKGEIVIALDADTLIAENAISLLVSHFKDDQVAAVSGNVKVGNKGNLLTNWQHIEYVTGFNLERRAFAALNCITVVPGAIGAWKKSAVEEAGYFSEDTLAEDTDITLALLRKGKKIEFEEKAYAYTEVPEDIKSLAKQRYRWVYGTLQCLWKHREALFNKKHHSLGYVALPNMWLFQYVYQTISPIAEILFIFALFSTKPEKAAIGFVLFYLMDFFTSLYAFRLEKESPKPLASLFLQRILYKQLMTYVVVKSIFSAIKGVTVGWNKLKRKGNVTQDNSIVNSK